The DNA region CCGGCAGGTGTTCCCCGAGATGACGCTGTGGGGCGACGGCAGCCTGATGATCGGCATGAAGGGGCGGCTGAAGGTCGACCTCGACGCCTACCGCCGCAAGCTGGCCGATCCCGTGCTGCGGAAGGTGCTCGAGGGGTTCAACCTCGACGCCGAGGAGAAGCTGCTCAAGCAGTTCGTCGGCTCGCCGGAGGACGCGCGCGCGCTGGTCGGCGACGGCCCGGTCACCACCGACGACCACCCGCTGGTGGAGTACTTCCTGTCGCGGCCGCAGGGCGAGAAGCCGATGGACCTGAGCAACGTGTACGGCGACGTGCGGCCGTTCATCAAGTCGGCGGCACCAGTGACCTTCGTGCCGCCGGGACGAGCCAGGTGACAAGGGACACGTACGCGAGTCACAAGGGCGTTCGAGGGACCAGGGACCAGGAAGAGCCAGGCGACAAGGGACGAGAAGTTCCGTGAACGGCGCGGCATCCACCTCGGGGCGTGCAGGCCACTGGGCGACTCTGATGGTTCGGGCCTCCTTGTCCCTTGTCCCTGCCGTTCCTCGCCCCTTGTCCCTTGCCTCCCTTGTGACTTGCGTACTGGTCCCTTGTCCCTCGGCTAGAATCGCCCCGTGCCCGTCACGCTCGGCCTCACCCGCCTGCTCGCCTCCGGACGCCTCGACGGCCTCCGCGTCGGGCTCGTCGCCAACCCGTCGTCGGTCGACACCCGCTTCGTGCATGCGGTCGACCAGGTCGATCAGGCCGCCGGGGTGACGCTCGGGGCGATCTTCGGGCCCCAGCACGGGTTCCACTCGAACCTGCAGGACAACATGATCGAGACGCCGCACGCCGAGGATCCGGCGCGGCGCGTGCCGGTCTACTCGCTGTACAGCGAGACGCGCGAGCCGACCGAGGCGATGCTCGAGGGCCTCGACGCCCTGGTGATCGACCTGCAGGACGTCGGCACGCGTGTCTACACGTTCATCTACACCATGGCCAACTGCCTGAAGGCGGCCGCCCGCAGGGGCCTGCCGGTCTTCGTGTGCGACCGGCCCAACCCGATCGGCGGGCGGGTGGTCGAGGGCCCGATGCTGATCCCGGGCTACGAGTCGTTCGTCGGGCTCTATCCCATCGCGCTGCGGCACGGCCTGACGATTGCGGAGCTCGCGCGCCTCTTCAACGAGCAGTTCGGCATCGGTGCGCAGCTCGAGGCCGTGACCATGCAGGGCTGGGATCGTGGCCAGTGGTGGGACGCGACGGGCGTGCCCTGGGTCATGCCCTCGCCGAACATGCCGACGCTCGAGACCGCCATCGTGTATCCGGGCATGGTGCTGTTCGAGGGGACGCTGCTCTCCGAAGGGCGTGGCACGACGCGCCCGTTCGAACTGGTCGGCCATCCTGGCGTGGACGCCGAGCGGCTGGCCGCGCGCCTCAACGCGCACGGCCTGCCCGGCGTGCACTTCCGGCCCGCGTACTTCGAGCCGACCTTCCAGAAGCACGCGCGCGTGACCTGCGGCGGCTGCCAGTTGCACGTCACCGATCGCGACAGGTTCCGATCGGTGGACGCGGCCATCGCGCTGCTGTGCGAGTTCCGCGACGCGCTCCCCGGCCGGCAGCTCCCGTGGCGTCCGCCGCCCTACGAGTACGAGTACGAGAAGATGCCGATCGACATCCTCGCGGGGTCGGACGTGCTCCGCACCGCGGTGGA from Luteitalea sp. TBR-22 includes:
- a CDS encoding exo-beta-N-acetylmuramidase NamZ domain-containing protein: MPVTLGLTRLLASGRLDGLRVGLVANPSSVDTRFVHAVDQVDQAAGVTLGAIFGPQHGFHSNLQDNMIETPHAEDPARRVPVYSLYSETREPTEAMLEGLDALVIDLQDVGTRVYTFIYTMANCLKAAARRGLPVFVCDRPNPIGGRVVEGPMLIPGYESFVGLYPIALRHGLTIAELARLFNEQFGIGAQLEAVTMQGWDRGQWWDATGVPWVMPSPNMPTLETAIVYPGMVLFEGTLLSEGRGTTRPFELVGHPGVDAERLAARLNAHGLPGVHFRPAYFEPTFQKHARVTCGGCQLHVTDRDRFRSVDAAIALLCEFRDALPGRQLPWRPPPYEYEYEKMPIDILAGSDVLRTAVDAGATPMEVSVACRLDASSFNALRSSCLMY